Proteins co-encoded in one Coregonus clupeaformis isolate EN_2021a chromosome 17, ASM2061545v1, whole genome shotgun sequence genomic window:
- the LOC121586263 gene encoding uncharacterized protein LOC121586263 isoform X1, with amino-acid sequence MEEEQDFTLSGPNAASIDAADLRDDNFDKLVADYMGSQTGEALNLNKKPCRNRLLIQVGLLREDNQLSWGAVVDWLQKIFPMYQSADFRCLIERGIATTLSLNGDARQAFLESNVNFELVGPICDSIGVGRADLLEMTDFSEQAESIEVTNGLILELSNFVIREKIDPIVLVSWLRQFDPEFCSDGNIQKASKVLQAKLKKFRLHYRNYQTTRHRRNAQMETFLQSPFELVKDPTDGKKSGKRGRKKRGFLSKLDKPVVKIFKEESETFAITPNEEGVWESYSQVKVKEEYESPTEESHHAMNQNTLDLIENPDASKGEALTLLDIAMLSVQKLSSVYGGKTDASKQVSLDLLKNQYTLTCKENVAMKFFEEKVASLKDQHSMASPLRFLHYNAHFLVDIHDAIEQQMMSFENEIMQSTGEKLGRDRNPKFRRFVNFSESSTSRYIHMACDVLSPRAASKQNYRKHWIAFCEEKNNPSKLTVNRSNRFNNYFEAAAGLIHHYGEIALFFSDLLLLNNDECPNVILESVTDDANDDVIQSLVCVLAIVYCKILGPYWQLLKSGGEYSLFSQYILCLYQKLLEWAKDASGLLEPDTIANVFLQLPLQEKTFDGVFSYFTTGSGHIHVDLIRVCLQKMVKVIAAVTEVNLSDFLPGGAHCHNPRLEISTKLTTCTFSVLMAEYPFGHAYPYKRKRPDQLTNLASSNNEEPEGHSIPSEGGSPAGATNAERKTSDTVPREEYSPPSKKKYLDQSKAQKRPVGRPRKDPGPVTKDQRLQDETNRNAVIAAVAKNGGPCNCKQDVDRLLARLDGTSHAQKREAIRCEISYQKLVLDSRDPSLNHIGFSLADMISKLNSVLPGEACSLDDVSASGQENERKANEHNEQQSEHENVTTTPADAQSGQSVDYESNKGDLGKGQRSIDLGGNKNIVSYQSYRGNFDEFH; translated from the exons ATGGAGGAAGAACAGGACTTCACTCTGAGCGGTCCAAATGCTGCCAGTATTGATGCTGCTGACCTGA GGGATGACAACTTCGATAAGCTTGTTGCAGACTACATGGGATCTCAGACTGGGGAAGCATTGAATCTAAACAAAAAACCATGTAGAAACAGACTTCTGATCCAAGTCGGACTTCTGAGAGAAGACAACCAACTCTCCTGGGGGGCAGTGGTAGACTGGCTTCAAAAGATTTTCCCAATGTATCAGTCTGCAGACTTTCGTTGTCTGATTGAAAGAGGCATTGCAACAACTTTAAGTTTGAATGGAGATGCAAGACAAGCCTTCCTTGAGTCAAATGTTAACTTTGAATTAGTTGGCCCAATATGTGACAGCATTGGCGTTGGTAGAGCTGATCTTTTGGAAATGACAGATTTTTCTGAACAAGCAGAGTCTATTGAGGTCACAAATGGTTTGATACTTGAGTTGAGTAACTTCGTCATCAGGGAGAAAATTGACCCCATTGTCTTGGTGTCTTGGCTACGTCAATTTGACCCAGAGTTCTGTAGTGATGGTAACATCCAGAAAGCTAGCAAAGTCCTTCAGGCAAAGTTAAAGAAATTCAGACTACATTACCGCAATTACCAAACAACCAGACATAGAAGAAATGCTCAGATGGAAACCTTCCTTCAAAGTCCATTTGAACTTGTTAAAGACCCAACTGACGGAAAGAAATCAGGCAAAAGAGGAAGAAAGAAAAGAGGCTTTTTGTCAAAACTTGATAAGCCAGTGGTGAAAATCTTCAAAGAAGAAAGTGAGACTTTTGCCATAACACCAAACGAAGAGGGTGTGTGGGAATCTTACTCTCAGGTGAAAGTGAAAGAAGAATACGAGTCTCCAACTGAAGAAAGTCATCATGCGATGAACCAAAACACTCTCGATCTGATAGAGAATCCTGATGCAAGCAAAGGAGAAGCCCTCACACTGCTTGACATCGCCATGCTCTCGGTCCAAAAACTGTCAAGCGTGTATGGTGGGAAAACTGATGCTTCCAAACAAGTTTCCCTTGATCTTCTCAAGAACCAGTACACTCTAACATGTAAAGAAAATGTAGCCATGAAATTCTTTGAAGAGAAAGTTGCATCTCTTAAAGATCAACATTCCATGGCATCACCCTTGCGTTTTCTACACTACAATGCCCATTTTCTTGTTGACATTCATGACGCAATTGAACAGCAGATGATGAGCTTCGAAAACGAGATCATGCAGTCTACTGGAGAAAAACTAGGCCGTGACAGGAACCCGAAATTCCGAAGATTTGTGAACTTTTCTGAAAGTTCTACGTCACGCTACATCCACATGGCCTGTGATGTCTTGAGTCCTCGTGCTGCATCAAAGCAGAACTACAGAAAACACTGGATAGCTTTCTGTGAAGAGAAGAACAATCCCTCCAAACTGACAGTCAACCGCTCAAATCGATTCAATAACTACTTTGAAGCAGCAGCAGGTCTCATTCACCATTATGGTGAGATTGCCCTTTTCTTTTCCGACCTGCTCTTACTGAACAACGATGAATGCCCCAATGTCATTCTGGAGAGTGTTACTGATGATGCCAATGATGATGTCATACAGTCACTTGTATGCGTTCTCGCCATTGTCTATTGCAAAATCCTGGGTCCTTACTGGCAACTTTTGAAGAGCGGAGGAGAGTACTCACTTTTTAGCCAGTATATACTCTGCCTCTACCAAAAACTGCTTGAGTGGGCTAAGGATGCCTCAGGCCTCCTTGAGCCAGATACCATTGCAAATGTGTTTCTCCAGTTGCCTCTGCAAGAGAAGACTTTTGATGGGGTTTTTTCGTACTTCACAACCGGCTCGGGACACATACATGTTGACCTGATCAGGGTCTGTCTTCAGAAGATGGTGAAAGTGATTGCGGCTGTCACTGAGGTCAATTTGAGTGATTTTTTGCCTGGAGGCGCACATTGTCACAACCCCCGTCTGGAAATTTCCACAAAGCTGACAACCTGCACATTTTCCGTCTTGATGGCCGAATACCCCTTTGGTCATGCCTACCCATACAAAAGGAAGAGGCCAGATCAACTTACGAATCTTGCATCAAGTAACAACGAAGAACCAGAGGGCCACTCCATTCCATCTGAAGGTGGTTCTCCTGCTGGTGCAACAAATGCAGAGAGGAAAACCTCTGACACTGTTCCAAGAGAAGAGTACTCCCCTCCTTCCAAGAAAAAGTATCTTGACCAAAGCAAGGCCCAGAAGAGGCCAGTAGGACGTCCGAGAAAAGATCCTGGTCCAGTGACAAAGGACCAGCGTCTGCAAGACGAAACAAACAGAAACGCGGTCATCGCTGCTGTCGCAAAAAACGGAGGACCTTGCAACTGCAAGCAAGATGTTGACAGACTATTGGCCCGATTGGATGGGACAAGCCATGCTCAAAAACGCGAAGCAATCCGCTGTGAGATCAGTTACCAAAAACTGGTCCTGGACTCCAGAGACCCAAGCCTGAATCATATTGGTTTTTCACTCGCAGACATGATCTCAAAGCTGAACAGTGTGTTGCCTGGCGAAGCGTGTAGTTTGGATGATGTCTCAGCCTCTGGACAAGAGAATGAGCGCAAAGCCAACGAGCACAATGAACAACAGAGCGAGCATGAAAATGTCACTACAACCCCTGCTGATGCTCAATCTGGTCAGAGTGTCGACTATGAAAGCAACAAAGGGGATTTGGGAAAGGGTCAAAGAAGTATTGACTTAGGTGGAAACAAAAACATTGTTTCCTACCAGAGCTACAGAGGTAACTTTGATGAATTTCACTAG
- the LOC121586263 gene encoding uncharacterized protein LOC121586263 isoform X2 produces the protein MPAADKPHRRRVRGDKGDDNFDKLVADYMGSQTGEALNLNKKPCRNRLLIQVGLLREDNQLSWGAVVDWLQKIFPMYQSADFRCLIERGIATTLSLNGDARQAFLESNVNFELVGPICDSIGVGRADLLEMTDFSEQAESIEVTNGLILELSNFVIREKIDPIVLVSWLRQFDPEFCSDGNIQKASKVLQAKLKKFRLHYRNYQTTRHRRNAQMETFLQSPFELVKDPTDGKKSGKRGRKKRGFLSKLDKPVVKIFKEESETFAITPNEEGVWESYSQVKVKEEYESPTEESHHAMNQNTLDLIENPDASKGEALTLLDIAMLSVQKLSSVYGGKTDASKQVSLDLLKNQYTLTCKENVAMKFFEEKVASLKDQHSMASPLRFLHYNAHFLVDIHDAIEQQMMSFENEIMQSTGEKLGRDRNPKFRRFVNFSESSTSRYIHMACDVLSPRAASKQNYRKHWIAFCEEKNNPSKLTVNRSNRFNNYFEAAAGLIHHYGEIALFFSDLLLLNNDECPNVILESVTDDANDDVIQSLVCVLAIVYCKILGPYWQLLKSGGEYSLFSQYILCLYQKLLEWAKDASGLLEPDTIANVFLQLPLQEKTFDGVFSYFTTGSGHIHVDLIRVCLQKMVKVIAAVTEVNLSDFLPGGAHCHNPRLEISTKLTTCTFSVLMAEYPFGHAYPYKRKRPDQLTNLASSNNEEPEGHSIPSEGGSPAGATNAERKTSDTVPREEYSPPSKKKYLDQSKAQKRPVGRPRKDPGPVTKDQRLQDETNRNAVIAAVAKNGGPCNCKQDVDRLLARLDGTSHAQKREAIRCEISYQKLVLDSRDPSLNHIGFSLADMISKLNSVLPGEACSLDDVSASGQENERKANEHNEQQSEHENVTTTPADAQSGQSVDYESNKGDLGKGQRSIDLGGNKNIVSYQSYRGNFDEFH, from the exons ATGCcagccgccgataaaccccacagaagaagggtCAGGGGCGACAAAG GGGATGACAACTTCGATAAGCTTGTTGCAGACTACATGGGATCTCAGACTGGGGAAGCATTGAATCTAAACAAAAAACCATGTAGAAACAGACTTCTGATCCAAGTCGGACTTCTGAGAGAAGACAACCAACTCTCCTGGGGGGCAGTGGTAGACTGGCTTCAAAAGATTTTCCCAATGTATCAGTCTGCAGACTTTCGTTGTCTGATTGAAAGAGGCATTGCAACAACTTTAAGTTTGAATGGAGATGCAAGACAAGCCTTCCTTGAGTCAAATGTTAACTTTGAATTAGTTGGCCCAATATGTGACAGCATTGGCGTTGGTAGAGCTGATCTTTTGGAAATGACAGATTTTTCTGAACAAGCAGAGTCTATTGAGGTCACAAATGGTTTGATACTTGAGTTGAGTAACTTCGTCATCAGGGAGAAAATTGACCCCATTGTCTTGGTGTCTTGGCTACGTCAATTTGACCCAGAGTTCTGTAGTGATGGTAACATCCAGAAAGCTAGCAAAGTCCTTCAGGCAAAGTTAAAGAAATTCAGACTACATTACCGCAATTACCAAACAACCAGACATAGAAGAAATGCTCAGATGGAAACCTTCCTTCAAAGTCCATTTGAACTTGTTAAAGACCCAACTGACGGAAAGAAATCAGGCAAAAGAGGAAGAAAGAAAAGAGGCTTTTTGTCAAAACTTGATAAGCCAGTGGTGAAAATCTTCAAAGAAGAAAGTGAGACTTTTGCCATAACACCAAACGAAGAGGGTGTGTGGGAATCTTACTCTCAGGTGAAAGTGAAAGAAGAATACGAGTCTCCAACTGAAGAAAGTCATCATGCGATGAACCAAAACACTCTCGATCTGATAGAGAATCCTGATGCAAGCAAAGGAGAAGCCCTCACACTGCTTGACATCGCCATGCTCTCGGTCCAAAAACTGTCAAGCGTGTATGGTGGGAAAACTGATGCTTCCAAACAAGTTTCCCTTGATCTTCTCAAGAACCAGTACACTCTAACATGTAAAGAAAATGTAGCCATGAAATTCTTTGAAGAGAAAGTTGCATCTCTTAAAGATCAACATTCCATGGCATCACCCTTGCGTTTTCTACACTACAATGCCCATTTTCTTGTTGACATTCATGACGCAATTGAACAGCAGATGATGAGCTTCGAAAACGAGATCATGCAGTCTACTGGAGAAAAACTAGGCCGTGACAGGAACCCGAAATTCCGAAGATTTGTGAACTTTTCTGAAAGTTCTACGTCACGCTACATCCACATGGCCTGTGATGTCTTGAGTCCTCGTGCTGCATCAAAGCAGAACTACAGAAAACACTGGATAGCTTTCTGTGAAGAGAAGAACAATCCCTCCAAACTGACAGTCAACCGCTCAAATCGATTCAATAACTACTTTGAAGCAGCAGCAGGTCTCATTCACCATTATGGTGAGATTGCCCTTTTCTTTTCCGACCTGCTCTTACTGAACAACGATGAATGCCCCAATGTCATTCTGGAGAGTGTTACTGATGATGCCAATGATGATGTCATACAGTCACTTGTATGCGTTCTCGCCATTGTCTATTGCAAAATCCTGGGTCCTTACTGGCAACTTTTGAAGAGCGGAGGAGAGTACTCACTTTTTAGCCAGTATATACTCTGCCTCTACCAAAAACTGCTTGAGTGGGCTAAGGATGCCTCAGGCCTCCTTGAGCCAGATACCATTGCAAATGTGTTTCTCCAGTTGCCTCTGCAAGAGAAGACTTTTGATGGGGTTTTTTCGTACTTCACAACCGGCTCGGGACACATACATGTTGACCTGATCAGGGTCTGTCTTCAGAAGATGGTGAAAGTGATTGCGGCTGTCACTGAGGTCAATTTGAGTGATTTTTTGCCTGGAGGCGCACATTGTCACAACCCCCGTCTGGAAATTTCCACAAAGCTGACAACCTGCACATTTTCCGTCTTGATGGCCGAATACCCCTTTGGTCATGCCTACCCATACAAAAGGAAGAGGCCAGATCAACTTACGAATCTTGCATCAAGTAACAACGAAGAACCAGAGGGCCACTCCATTCCATCTGAAGGTGGTTCTCCTGCTGGTGCAACAAATGCAGAGAGGAAAACCTCTGACACTGTTCCAAGAGAAGAGTACTCCCCTCCTTCCAAGAAAAAGTATCTTGACCAAAGCAAGGCCCAGAAGAGGCCAGTAGGACGTCCGAGAAAAGATCCTGGTCCAGTGACAAAGGACCAGCGTCTGCAAGACGAAACAAACAGAAACGCGGTCATCGCTGCTGTCGCAAAAAACGGAGGACCTTGCAACTGCAAGCAAGATGTTGACAGACTATTGGCCCGATTGGATGGGACAAGCCATGCTCAAAAACGCGAAGCAATCCGCTGTGAGATCAGTTACCAAAAACTGGTCCTGGACTCCAGAGACCCAAGCCTGAATCATATTGGTTTTTCACTCGCAGACATGATCTCAAAGCTGAACAGTGTGTTGCCTGGCGAAGCGTGTAGTTTGGATGATGTCTCAGCCTCTGGACAAGAGAATGAGCGCAAAGCCAACGAGCACAATGAACAACAGAGCGAGCATGAAAATGTCACTACAACCCCTGCTGATGCTCAATCTGGTCAGAGTGTCGACTATGAAAGCAACAAAGGGGATTTGGGAAAGGGTCAAAGAAGTATTGACTTAGGTGGAAACAAAAACATTGTTTCCTACCAGAGCTACAGAGGTAACTTTGATGAATTTCACTAG